The following coding sequences are from one Saprospiraceae bacterium window:
- a CDS encoding nitroreductase, whose product MVTFEEFSDLVKNRRAVYPQFYQPGEIDPKLIKAMLENATWAPTHKKTEPWRFVVITGQARSRFSEFLQNFYKKTASPETFSEEKRKKAGEKPLQSAAVIAICIKRSPETLIPAWEETAALACAVQNLWLSCSVLNIGSYWSTPSAIKDFNDFYPLDETTECLGYFFMGWKKPELQFNSSRKPVEDVTSWVDA is encoded by the coding sequence ATGGTTACATTTGAAGAATTCAGCGATTTGGTCAAAAACAGAAGAGCAGTCTACCCTCAGTTTTATCAACCGGGAGAGATCGATCCAAAACTAATCAAAGCCATGCTGGAAAATGCCACTTGGGCGCCAACCCACAAGAAGACAGAGCCCTGGAGATTTGTAGTCATCACCGGTCAGGCGAGATCACGTTTCAGCGAATTTTTACAGAATTTTTACAAAAAAACGGCTTCACCAGAAACTTTCAGTGAAGAAAAGAGGAAAAAAGCAGGAGAAAAGCCTTTACAGTCTGCCGCAGTCATAGCCATTTGTATCAAAAGAAGTCCTGAAACTCTCATCCCGGCTTGGGAAGAAACCGCTGCCCTGGCTTGTGCAGTTCAAAACTTGTGGTTATCCTGTAGTGTGCTCAACATCGGATCATATTGGTCTACTCCTTCGGCCATTAAGGATTTTAATGATTTCTATCCCTTAGATGAAACGACTGAATGCCTTGGGTACTTTTTTATGGGATGGAAAAAACCGGAATTGCAGTTCAACTCCTCTCGAAAGCCAGTTGAGGACGTCACCAGCTGGGTTGACGCTTAG